Proteins encoded within one genomic window of Macaca fascicularis isolate 582-1 chromosome 16, T2T-MFA8v1.1:
- the LOC135967865 gene encoding TBC1 domain family member 3B-like isoform X1, giving the protein MEIAEDADSLRAQERENIIMKYEKGHRAGLPEDMGPEPGGIYNNIDRFGIVQSCPSWESTPQEGPCPPFPVSSPGLSPELDRDRACPFWGLGPSLGQLQALCRSSVLPGLPYSETELPPATAREAKQMRREITRKSKWMEMLGQWETYKNSKKLIDRVYKGIPMNFRGQVWSVLLNIQEVKSKNPRTYKVMKEKGQRSSEHIHQINVDISKTLRTHIFFRDRYGAKQRELFYILLAYSKYNPEVGYCRDLSHIAALFLLYLPEEDAFWALVQLLARERHSLQGFHSPNGGTVQGLQDHQEHVVPTAQPKTRWHLDKEGLCAQGSSLGWLLQMLNDGISLGLILRLWDVYLLEGEQVLMPMTSIAFKVQRKRLMKTSRSGLWARLWNQFFYTWELDDDAVLKHLRASTKKLTKKQGDLPPPAKPEQVSSTPRPVSASSGRMTLCNGDRQAPPGPPARFQRPIWLVSPPWAPRSSTSCPGGAVWEDTYPVGTQDVPSPAPAQGRPQGSWRFLEWNSMPRLPTDLDVGGPWFPHYDFEQSCWVRAVSQEDQLATCWQAEHPVEGVRLAFTALSHNVDMDFQPCTAPSTDSNQDTSLTAKHKQQWAPTSGPCLCHLYLESSQFPPGF; this is encoded by the exons ATGGAAATCGCAGAGGATGCAGATAGTTTGCGGGCACAGGAGCGAGAGAACATCATTATGAAGTATGAGAAG GGACACCGAGCTGGGCTGCCCGAGGACATGGGGCCTGAGCCTGGTGGAATCTACAACAACATTGATCGCTTTGGGATTGTGCA GTCCTGCCCCTCCTGGGAGTCCACCCCACAGGAAGGCCCTTgtcctcccttccctgtgtctTCTCCTGGGCTGAGCCCTGAGCTGGATAGGGACAGAGCCTGTCCTTTCTGGGGGTTGGGTCCCAGTCTGGGGCAGCTCCAGGCCCTGTGCAGGTCCTCAGTTCTGCCTGGCTTGCCTTACAGTGAGACagagctgcctcctgccactgcTCGGGAGGCGAAG CAAATGCGGCGGGAGATAACACGAAAGAGCAAGTGGATGGAAATGCTGGGACAGTGGGAGACATATAAGAACAGTAAAAAG CTGATAGATCGAGTATATAAGGGCATTCCCATGAACTTCAGGGGCCAAGTGTGGTCAGTTCTCCTGAACATACAGGAAGTCAAGTCGAAAAACCCCAGAACATACAAG GTCATGAAGGAGAAGGGCCAGAGGTCATCTGAACACATCCACCAGATCAACGTGGACATAAGCAAGACGCTAAGGACTCACATCTTCTTCAGGGATCGATACGGAGCCAA gcAGCGGGAACTATTCTACATCCTCCTGGCATATTCGAAGTACAACCCG GAGGTGGGCTATTGCAGGGACCTGAGCCACATCGCGGCCTTGTTCCTCCTGTATCTGCCTGAGGAGGATGCATTCTGGGCACTGGTGCAGCTGCTGGCCAGGGAGAGGCACTCTCTGCAGG GATTCCACAGCCCAAATGGCGGGACAGTCCAGGGACTCCAAGACCATCAGGAGCATGTGGTCCCCACAGCACAACCCAAGACCAGGTGGCATCTG GACAAGGAAGGTCTTTGCGCGCAGGGTTCCTCGTTAGGCTGGCTTCTCCAGATGTTGAATGACGGG ATCTCTCTTGGGCTCATCCTGCGCCTGTGGGATGTGTATTTGCTGGAAGGAGAACAAGTGTTGATGCCGATGACAAGCATTGCCTTTAAAGTTCAGAGGA AGCGCCTTATGAAGACATCCAGGTCTGGCCTGTGGGCACGGTTGTGGAACCAGTTCTTCTACACCTGGGAGTTGGATGATGACGCTGTGCTCAAGCATCTTAGGGCCTCTACGAAGAAACTAACGAAGAAGCAAGGGGACCTGCCACCCCCAG CGAAACCCGAGCAAGTGTCCTCAACACCCAGGCCTGTGTCGGCTTCAAGTGGCAGGATGACCCTCTGCAATGGGGACAGGCaggcccctccaggcccaccaGCCCGGTTCCAGCGGCCCATTTGGCTAGTTTCCCCACCATGGGCACCTCGTTCTTCCACATCTTGTCCTGGTGGGGCTGTCTGGGAAGACACCTACCCTGTGGGCACTCAGGATGTGCCCAGCCCGGCCCCGGCTCAGGGAAGACCTCAGGGTTCCTGGAGATTCCTGGAGTGGAACTCGATGCCCCGGCTCCCGACGGACCTGGATGTAGGGGGCCCTTGGTTTCCCCATTATGATTTTGAACAGAGCTGCTGGGTCCGTG CCGTATCCCAGGAAGACCAGCTGGCCACCTGCTGGCAGGCCGAACACCCTGTGGAGGGGGTGAGATTGGCTTTCACCGCACTGAGCCACAATGTGGACATGGACTTCCAGCCCTGCACTGCACCCAGCACTGATTCCAACCAGGACACCTCCTTAACAGCTAAGCACAAGCAGCAGTgggctcccacctcagggccttgccTCTGCCACCTCTACTTGGAAAGTTCTCAGTTCCCTCCAGGCTTCTAG
- the LOC135967865 gene encoding TBC1 domain family member 3G-like isoform X3, whose product MEIAEDADSLRAQERENIIMKYEKGHRAGLPEDMGPEPGGIYNNIDRFGIVHETELPPATAREAKQMRREITRKSKWMEMLGQWETYKNSKKLIDRVYKGIPMNFRGQVWSVLLNIQEVKSKNPRTYKVMKEKGQRSSEHIHQINVDISKTLRTHIFFRDRYGAKQRELFYILLAYSKYNPEVGYCRDLSHIAALFLLYLPEEDAFWALVQLLARERHSLQGFHSPNGGTVQGLQDHQEHVVPTAQPKTRWHLISLGLILRLWDVYLLEGEQVLMPMTSIAFKVQRKRLMKTSRSGLWARLWNQFFYTWELDDDAVLKHLRASTKKLTKKQGDLPPPAKPEQVSSTPRPVSASSGRMTLCNGDRQAPPGPPARFQRPIWLVSPPWAPRSSTSCPGGAVWEDTYPVGTQDVPSPAPAQGRPQGSWRFLEWNSMPRLPTDLDVGGPWFPHYDFEQSCWVRAVSQEDQLATCWQAEHPVEGVRLAFTALSHNVDMDFQPCTAPSTDSNQDTSLTAKHKQQWAPTSGPCLCHLYLESSQFPPGF is encoded by the exons ATGGAAATCGCAGAGGATGCAGATAGTTTGCGGGCACAGGAGCGAGAGAACATCATTATGAAGTATGAGAAG GGACACCGAGCTGGGCTGCCCGAGGACATGGGGCCTGAGCCTGGTGGAATCTACAACAACATTGATCGCTTTGGGATTGTGCA TGAGACagagctgcctcctgccactgcTCGGGAGGCGAAG CAAATGCGGCGGGAGATAACACGAAAGAGCAAGTGGATGGAAATGCTGGGACAGTGGGAGACATATAAGAACAGTAAAAAG CTGATAGATCGAGTATATAAGGGCATTCCCATGAACTTCAGGGGCCAAGTGTGGTCAGTTCTCCTGAACATACAGGAAGTCAAGTCGAAAAACCCCAGAACATACAAG GTCATGAAGGAGAAGGGCCAGAGGTCATCTGAACACATCCACCAGATCAACGTGGACATAAGCAAGACGCTAAGGACTCACATCTTCTTCAGGGATCGATACGGAGCCAA gcAGCGGGAACTATTCTACATCCTCCTGGCATATTCGAAGTACAACCCG GAGGTGGGCTATTGCAGGGACCTGAGCCACATCGCGGCCTTGTTCCTCCTGTATCTGCCTGAGGAGGATGCATTCTGGGCACTGGTGCAGCTGCTGGCCAGGGAGAGGCACTCTCTGCAGG GATTCCACAGCCCAAATGGCGGGACAGTCCAGGGACTCCAAGACCATCAGGAGCATGTGGTCCCCACAGCACAACCCAAGACCAGGTGGCATCTG ATCTCTCTTGGGCTCATCCTGCGCCTGTGGGATGTGTATTTGCTGGAAGGAGAACAAGTGTTGATGCCGATGACAAGCATTGCCTTTAAAGTTCAGAGGA AGCGCCTTATGAAGACATCCAGGTCTGGCCTGTGGGCACGGTTGTGGAACCAGTTCTTCTACACCTGGGAGTTGGATGATGACGCTGTGCTCAAGCATCTTAGGGCCTCTACGAAGAAACTAACGAAGAAGCAAGGGGACCTGCCACCCCCAG CGAAACCCGAGCAAGTGTCCTCAACACCCAGGCCTGTGTCGGCTTCAAGTGGCAGGATGACCCTCTGCAATGGGGACAGGCaggcccctccaggcccaccaGCCCGGTTCCAGCGGCCCATTTGGCTAGTTTCCCCACCATGGGCACCTCGTTCTTCCACATCTTGTCCTGGTGGGGCTGTCTGGGAAGACACCTACCCTGTGGGCACTCAGGATGTGCCCAGCCCGGCCCCGGCTCAGGGAAGACCTCAGGGTTCCTGGAGATTCCTGGAGTGGAACTCGATGCCCCGGCTCCCGACGGACCTGGATGTAGGGGGCCCTTGGTTTCCCCATTATGATTTTGAACAGAGCTGCTGGGTCCGTG CCGTATCCCAGGAAGACCAGCTGGCCACCTGCTGGCAGGCCGAACACCCTGTGGAGGGGGTGAGATTGGCTTTCACCGCACTGAGCCACAATGTGGACATGGACTTCCAGCCCTGCACTGCACCCAGCACTGATTCCAACCAGGACACCTCCTTAACAGCTAAGCACAAGCAGCAGTgggctcccacctcagggccttgccTCTGCCACCTCTACTTGGAAAGTTCTCAGTTCCCTCCAGGCTTCTAG
- the LOC135967865 gene encoding TBC1 domain family member 3B-like isoform X2, whose translation MEIAEDADSLRAQERENIIMKYEKGHRAGLPEDMGPEPGGIYNNIDRFGIVHETELPPATAREAKQMRREITRKSKWMEMLGQWETYKNSKKLIDRVYKGIPMNFRGQVWSVLLNIQEVKSKNPRTYKVMKEKGQRSSEHIHQINVDISKTLRTHIFFRDRYGAKQRELFYILLAYSKYNPEVGYCRDLSHIAALFLLYLPEEDAFWALVQLLARERHSLQGFHSPNGGTVQGLQDHQEHVVPTAQPKTRWHLDKEGLCAQGSSLGWLLQMLNDGISLGLILRLWDVYLLEGEQVLMPMTSIAFKVQRKRLMKTSRSGLWARLWNQFFYTWELDDDAVLKHLRASTKKLTKKQGDLPPPAKPEQVSSTPRPVSASSGRMTLCNGDRQAPPGPPARFQRPIWLVSPPWAPRSSTSCPGGAVWEDTYPVGTQDVPSPAPAQGRPQGSWRFLEWNSMPRLPTDLDVGGPWFPHYDFEQSCWVRAVSQEDQLATCWQAEHPVEGVRLAFTALSHNVDMDFQPCTAPSTDSNQDTSLTAKHKQQWAPTSGPCLCHLYLESSQFPPGF comes from the exons ATGGAAATCGCAGAGGATGCAGATAGTTTGCGGGCACAGGAGCGAGAGAACATCATTATGAAGTATGAGAAG GGACACCGAGCTGGGCTGCCCGAGGACATGGGGCCTGAGCCTGGTGGAATCTACAACAACATTGATCGCTTTGGGATTGTGCA TGAGACagagctgcctcctgccactgcTCGGGAGGCGAAG CAAATGCGGCGGGAGATAACACGAAAGAGCAAGTGGATGGAAATGCTGGGACAGTGGGAGACATATAAGAACAGTAAAAAG CTGATAGATCGAGTATATAAGGGCATTCCCATGAACTTCAGGGGCCAAGTGTGGTCAGTTCTCCTGAACATACAGGAAGTCAAGTCGAAAAACCCCAGAACATACAAG GTCATGAAGGAGAAGGGCCAGAGGTCATCTGAACACATCCACCAGATCAACGTGGACATAAGCAAGACGCTAAGGACTCACATCTTCTTCAGGGATCGATACGGAGCCAA gcAGCGGGAACTATTCTACATCCTCCTGGCATATTCGAAGTACAACCCG GAGGTGGGCTATTGCAGGGACCTGAGCCACATCGCGGCCTTGTTCCTCCTGTATCTGCCTGAGGAGGATGCATTCTGGGCACTGGTGCAGCTGCTGGCCAGGGAGAGGCACTCTCTGCAGG GATTCCACAGCCCAAATGGCGGGACAGTCCAGGGACTCCAAGACCATCAGGAGCATGTGGTCCCCACAGCACAACCCAAGACCAGGTGGCATCTG GACAAGGAAGGTCTTTGCGCGCAGGGTTCCTCGTTAGGCTGGCTTCTCCAGATGTTGAATGACGGG ATCTCTCTTGGGCTCATCCTGCGCCTGTGGGATGTGTATTTGCTGGAAGGAGAACAAGTGTTGATGCCGATGACAAGCATTGCCTTTAAAGTTCAGAGGA AGCGCCTTATGAAGACATCCAGGTCTGGCCTGTGGGCACGGTTGTGGAACCAGTTCTTCTACACCTGGGAGTTGGATGATGACGCTGTGCTCAAGCATCTTAGGGCCTCTACGAAGAAACTAACGAAGAAGCAAGGGGACCTGCCACCCCCAG CGAAACCCGAGCAAGTGTCCTCAACACCCAGGCCTGTGTCGGCTTCAAGTGGCAGGATGACCCTCTGCAATGGGGACAGGCaggcccctccaggcccaccaGCCCGGTTCCAGCGGCCCATTTGGCTAGTTTCCCCACCATGGGCACCTCGTTCTTCCACATCTTGTCCTGGTGGGGCTGTCTGGGAAGACACCTACCCTGTGGGCACTCAGGATGTGCCCAGCCCGGCCCCGGCTCAGGGAAGACCTCAGGGTTCCTGGAGATTCCTGGAGTGGAACTCGATGCCCCGGCTCCCGACGGACCTGGATGTAGGGGGCCCTTGGTTTCCCCATTATGATTTTGAACAGAGCTGCTGGGTCCGTG CCGTATCCCAGGAAGACCAGCTGGCCACCTGCTGGCAGGCCGAACACCCTGTGGAGGGGGTGAGATTGGCTTTCACCGCACTGAGCCACAATGTGGACATGGACTTCCAGCCCTGCACTGCACCCAGCACTGATTCCAACCAGGACACCTCCTTAACAGCTAAGCACAAGCAGCAGTgggctcccacctcagggccttgccTCTGCCACCTCTACTTGGAAAGTTCTCAGTTCCCTCCAGGCTTCTAG